The window TCTTGCAACTCAATTACACTAGTCACTCACTTTTAGCTTATCATGAGCTTGTTTTATTGACAAAACTTGTGTAgggaataggaaaaagaaaaagaaaaaaaaaagagagataccGTCGGTTCTAAGACACACTTGATAATCGATCCAGGTGGGTCGGCCCTTCTAGTCCCATTGCTTGTTCCCCTTTCAAAGTGGGAATCAATTTACTTTAGAATCGATTACTCCTACTTATAatcaatggagaaaaaaatgtaaatcacttgactctttttattttgtggaaaatagaTTAttcacttgttcattttgcaaaaataaacgAAAGAAAAATATCCTTACTATCTACGAAAATACTTAAGGCATGAATTATTATTGATGACGAAAGATGCTTTTCATCAACTATAATCGATTtcctttagaaaatatttttaaattattaaatttctaCTAAACAAATGAAGCCATAAACCCAGGCAATAATCACAACTATAGAATTCGTAAAACGAGACACATGTGCATAACAACAGCAATCAATAACTCAAAAGAACCCACCCATGGGCAGTGTAGATGTTGTGAGTACTCTCCTTCATTGCCAAAGTCGAGAGTTTGAACTCTCTCCTTGCATTCCGTGACTTAAGTGGGGATCTTAGGGTGGATTACAGGCCAGCCCTCGAGGTTTTACGTCTAAATAATGACTTGTGACGACGTTGGGCATCGAAGGGCGGTGTGACCCTGGTTAGCGTAAGCGAAATAGAGTCTCTGGTGGTTCCTCggttaacaaaaaaataataatcacttaaaagaaaaataaataaacacatggggggaaaagaaaaagagagctcTCGAAATCATCCTATCAAATCAAAACCCGAAATACGCAAAAaggagaaagtaaaaaaaaaaaaaaaaaaaaaaaggcctccTCCTTCCCGTTTCTTCCTCCGAGCATCTTTTGTAGTGTCCTGTGGTTTTTCTTCCGACACCAGCAgctcctttccttctttctctgctctttAAGCAACCACCCCCTTTACatctccctccttccctctctctctcgggctcTCTCTCGAGCTCACTCGGATCACCAACGAGCTGCTTTGCTTTCTCTCTCGCCGCCCTGCCCGTCTTCATTCCCTTCTTTCCCGTTTCCTTGCTTGGGCGCGAGATCTAGTCTTTCACCAACAAGACGGCTCTCGTTTTCTTGCTCGCGCGCGTTCCTGTGCCGTATAGCTCGTCCTCGGAGGTCTCTCGTTGGTTGCGTGTCGTTCTCGTCTTTCTGGGGAGTTACTGTGAATTCTTTTTTTCGAGATTACCCGTTTTGCCTGTGACCCGGATATTGATTCGGTGGTGGGCATTGAATCTTGTTCGGCAGGTTTTCCCGTCTCTGCCCTTCTTGATTTGTTTGCCGTGGGTTCAACATTGCGGCGTGCCGGCGGGGTTTTGCGCGAGGTGTCGAGCGTTCGATGTGGTTTTTGTTTGTATGGATAATCGTTTGTTGTTTGTTAGTAATAATGCCTATTGCTGCCGATGCCGTGCTTCGCTTAACCATTTGGTTGGATTGGTGAACGGTTGTGACCCTCTTTGAGTGCTCCTATGAGAAGAAGCAATATCGCAGGGGTCCTATCCGGCTTACTCATCTGCTAATTAAGGCAAACCATCCGGTTCGACCGGGTCACATCAAGCACCATACTAGACAATAAGGTTGTAATCCCTCATGTCGATTTCTTCCCTGCCATAACTTCCCTTTGTCTTCTTGCACAAATGTCTACTCTAAAGCTATATGTACCACATCTCAAAGCTTTCCTCCACGAATCGCCATGAAATGCATAACTATCTCGTCGCTATTTACTTGTTACTTGTTACAGACATGAACGACTCTGATTCAGACCAAAATCTTGCAAGCTCATGAAAGACACCCTAGAGCACTATGCCCTCTTGCCCGGAACGGAACAAGCACAAATGCTCAGTGCTCGGGACACCGACATTTTCATAAGGCGAGGTTGAAGAAAGGCGAGAAGTACTCGTACTTCTAGATTACCTGAGCACACGTGATACGGCGAATATCACGAGCGGTCTGGGGAAGAGAGGCATCGACTTGATTCTATCTAAGCCATGCGCGAGCTATTCCtttgtttttgttgaaattCGAAGCTACGGTGCACTTATAGCTTGGAGCGCGCGCTGGCGCTACAGAGATGGAGAGTTGCCATCGAGGGGAGCGGACGGAGGTGGACAGATGCCAAGCAATTCATGGGCACGACAGCGAGCCTGCCCAACCCAATCCAACATACCCAAAAGGGCCCGAATATCAATATGGGCGGGTCAGAGATATGAAAAGCCTGGCCAAGCACGAATATGCCTGCTCCAGCCCTACTTAATCCGAATCAGAAGGTGCATGCAACCATAACCTGATCGAGTATATCAGATTTGAGATGTACTTGGAGTCCATGAGAAGGAAATATTCGCGCCAGCCATTAAATGCCAACCAGCTGTCCAATCGCCCGACCCTAGCCACATGGATATATGCAACCTTTCAAGGAATTTGTCATACCTTTAAGGGGCAGAACATCGATTGGAATCAAATGAAGAGCCCGTGGAGATCAAGTCGTgacaaaaacaatgaaaaaccGACCCTCGCTAGCAGCAAAAATATAAGTGCTTCACTTTCGTGTGCGTGCTTCTATTCGTGCTTAGACACCAAGCCCTGCGGTACCACCACCATGGCGCACCGGCAACTTTCTTCGCAGCCCGCCATCATAGGTACCGATGAACATGACCAGGAGGCCATTGATGAACTAATTGCTTCGCTTCCCATAACCAAAGGCTTGGTTTGTCCGGTCCATCGCCTTTACCAAAACTTTTGGTGCCCGATCATTGTGCTTCCCAACGTGATCACCTTCCGGCGGCACTTCAAAGCCAAAGACAAGGACATTGTCCTGGTCTCTCAGCCCAAATCGGGAACCACCAAGCTAAAGGCCTTAGCATTCTCCGTCATTAATCGCTCCCACCTAGACATCTCCAACAGGCCCTTGCTCACTTCTAACCCCCATGAAGTCGTTCCTTTCATCGAGCATAAGCTGTGGCCCGACCGCCAGGCTCTTTGCGACGCACATCCCTTACCCATCCTTGACGGAGAACATCAAGCGATCGGATTGCTGGATCATTTACATCTGTCGAAACCCATTGGACACCGTGGTTTCCTCTTGGCACTTCTTAGTGGAGACGGTGCGGTTGGAGGACCAGCCATATTGGTCCTTGGAGGAGCATTTCGAGACCTTTTGCCAAGGGCAAGTCATGTTCGGGCCCTTTTGGGATCACATCACGGGTTACTGGAAAGAGAGCTTGGAGAGGCCACGCAAGGTGTTGTTCCTCAAGTATGAGGACTTGAAGGAAGATATTGCAGGACAGCTAAAGAAGGTGGCCGAGTTCGTGGGGCTTCCCTTcactgaggaggaagaagagggaggtGTGATAGAAGAGATAGCTAACTTGTGTAGCTTGAAGACCCTGAAGGACCTGGAGGTCAATAAATCCGGCAAATTAGTGGGCAGAATTGTTGAGAAGAGAAGCTTTTTTAGGAAAGGGGAGGTGGGTGATTGGGTCAACCATCTCACTCCTTCCATGGTGGATCGCCTCAATAGCAtcatccaagaaaagatgaGGCCCTTTGGGTTGGAATTCAAAATGTGTTGAGCGTTAAATCCATTCACTTTCTCCACATGTGTCATTAGAAATAAGTTAAATTAATAATGGAAGGATCCGCAGTCCTCCTTATTGGTGCAGTGCAGAGAACTCAAGAATCCTTGACTTCTCTGATACTATAAACTACTACTATCCTATGCTAGTCACATGTGTTGTCTACGTGTTTAGTCAATTAGAGATCATGTATTCATAAATTTACTGttaattcatcaaattttcaaaaagtaatcCTAAATTATTCGTATGATTTCTCGGGAGAAGcgttaaaaaagtcctaaaccttttgtatttgtgcaaatttagtcataaaccttttttggtgccaatttagtcattttcggctaattttgatcagattttgctgactaggcGCCGGCCAGATGATGTGGCCCAATTgacgctgacgtggacaaattttaataatatattcatttttttctttttttcttctctcctctttccttcgGCCGGTTGCCAGTCCTCAGCAACTAGCCAGAGgcgatgtcacgccccgaaccctgagcgtgtgcccatccctctttaGTTGATAATATATTGCAATTTTCCAGGACGAGTCGccaacccttttctttttattgcacatgcggaagcaaaaataaattccCGACATttatcatctcgggatagaaaagcgagtaacaacaaattcacaaacaaacatgtatTTATAATATACCGAGTCATGTATAAAGTCTgtggccaaaagactacaaaggACTAGCCCTCCAAAAAGAAGTGGTCCTATCTAACCTACACTTCtgatcacctcctctcggctCCAGGTtctccactcgacgaccctgaaaatggttatacaataaccagtgagacaatgtcttaacAAGACcatgctctaaaccccgattaggagggaaatatgcccaaaggtgtcctaaccacacaatcacgcaTTTAGTAtaaaggacttacctcgcctcaattccatCATGCgggttagtacaatttatatcacAAATAGCacgagagcatgagcaacaaataagctccaacaactgaaacgccacactcaattctCAAATCAGCACAAAGATCCTAGTTAtagggccaaattgttatgacacgtcccattctatgtcacaaaattttgtcccataattcgGCGCAGATATTCCACTCAACACGCGTTCCAATTGATGATTACACCCACTCTAGGGTACAGCCTACTAGAAGTTCAGCAGTCTATTGGCGTAGccagacattgtctcaccccattgagcacggttACATCTCTCAAAGACGACTTTCTCGAAGGAATATAGGTCCAGCCTCTACTGCAACCCAAATCCCAATAAATGAGTATCCCATAAAGGGTAACGTCCATCCGACACAGTTCgaggacgggttctcttaaccaacacacgaccaatcaACCTCGACTCAgcacaccgtgcattgcactcaattgcctcaattaaaatagtattcctagcctattttcttcgtattaaaaaccctcgatgaaaatagtcgtgtgtgggtacacgatcagaTTGGACCTAGAAAATTCATgacattctttttaaaatcccactggtttatatagtatataaaattattttcggtgttcaaaacccgacacccgggattttctaaataaatatcaaaatctgcaaattttggaattaaataccaaatttCCAATcgcactcaattttcacaatttaacactcactTGCGAAAATTAACCACATCAAAGAATCAAgacaaaattctggtcaccgactatcccggcctaatttctagaaaatattaataattaaataattactgaaattaatcaaatacattcattaaatactaaaaatgttAACTTAGATTAAATAATTCTAATCTAACTACCTATTGagttaaataaattattttaaacatCCTAGCTACATAACAatacactaatctaattaaCTTATAATTTCTAACCACCTGATTAAATAATCTAGCTATCCTAATTTAACTAACTAAACTAATAATaaactaattacacttaaataaatctaaacactcCTTAAACGTTATTAGACTACTAATGAGAGTTTAgtgtataaactcaccggtttattacggaaaccggttcaccgcgacgacggcacgacggcggccgaaactTGAGTTTGCGATGGCGTCAACGGAGCTCGGACCGGGCCTAGAactggcccaacaaatctcagcccaagctGAGACTTGTTGCTGAAATGGGCTGGGCTTGAAGCAGGCTGACAAATTGGGCTTGGTTTCACAGGCTTCGAATGGGCTGGACCCAAAGTTGAAAACTGAATTGGGCTTGCTGCGGCTGGCTTCAAGAATTCACTGGATCCATGGGCTTCAAAGGCTAAACTGTGGGTTGCTTCTTGGGCTGCATCGTGGGCTTCGGTGAAGGAATCCGTGGCCGTGAGGAGGAGAGAAGCAGCAACGTCCACGAGTTGAAGAAGCTGGACGCTGGCCGTGGCTTCGATCGAAGGAGGGAGCGGCTCGCGGGTGGGCGACAAGGACTGGTGAAGGAGGACGTGTGGCAGTCGGTTTGCCTCGGTCGTTGACGCTACTGAGGTTGACTGAATTTTCGGTGGAATTTGCTGGCCGAAGATGAAGCAGTGGAGACAGGCGCGTGGGACGatggttgatgatgatgatgcagtGGATGGATGGTATGAGACGTTGGGGATGGCTGCTTCACTTTCGTGGGTTTATGCGTGGGTGGAGAGAAAATGGGAATGATGGGATGATGGGAAGAGAcgtgaggaagaaaatgaaaatggggaTGAGTgcagaaagaaaagatgaaagcaAAAGCGTGAAAGGGGGAAAATTAGTCAAGAAACGTGCAAAGGAAGCTTGAAGAGGGGGAGGATAGCGATGGAAGAGGGCCCAAAAGTCAGCAAATTCTATCCTCTTAATTAAACACATGTCCCctaattctttcttgaaaatcaaTTCACCAATAATCCAACTTAAAaccaaatgttgcacccccccttgaagctccgaatttcactaattttcagctccaatttcttcaacaaattcCCAAATCGACGTCTAATTTGAATGAAGACAAAGCCCATAGAATTTCTACAAGTGCCCCTCGTCAAAACCCATCCgaagttttgttatttttctgcCACGTCCGAGacgattttctgtaaaaatctcggaatctccgaaaatttttttggagggtgagttgacgttcctaaaatagatcgtgacatcacacaactttcaatttctaaaatcaggttcaaattcacagttaatttcaatctgacgtgCTTTTAGTGTAACCTGGTCAATTGGGTAGTTTCttggaatttttagtgcaattgaccagtgatcgatttatctcaagtcacaacgtacattttcgacacattggtgacgctcggttgtcgtgaaaatctcgatatttcaaatatagataccaggtacagaaatgacaaaaaaatcggtttagtgccgttagatgagaattttgcaattaggtggaatcacccacgcactaatcacatatctccaTCAAATCGATCTATCTCCagtctttgatcgatttttgacgatgctgtaatgacccttgcaaatcaacacggtcgagcagtcgattcctggtcgaattctcaggTCCATTGCATTTAGATCCCTTAATTGCTTCCCCAGATAATCCagttatctcgtaagtgatcaactcagagaataatactataggcacgtcgatgaaaggcccaattTGTTTAATCGAagataaattctgaaaattcaggctaTTACAGGCGaaggccggcgagcctcaccagccaCCTCGCGTttggcgagggtcaagccttgcccatggcctcGTGGCCCGGGCGGTGTGGGAAAGGCTCGCCCTCATCGGATCCGGTGAGCCTCACTAGCCTGGTGGGAGGTCACCCTCAAGGCCTAGGCGGCCTAGAGCTAGCCTCACATTGGGTTGTcgagggtcgagccttgcccatggccgacaaggctcgacctcgctgaATCATGGCCTAGGCTGTGCCAGtgaggctcgccccgccggGATTAGACAAGAGGCTGCCCCGAGGCCGGGGTGGCCTTGAGCTAGCCTCGCACGgggcgagggtcaagcctcacccaaggccgccgaggctcaacctcgccgaaTCACGGCTGGGCgatgccggcgaggctcgacccttgccGCCTAGCACGAGGCCGCCCTCatggccactggcgaggtggccggtgaggctaGCTGGCCGGCGAGGTCCGGCAAGGTCGACCGGCTCTGGCCGTCCCTCTAGCCAGCCGTCGCCAAGGTCCGTGGATCGAttggaggaaaaggaaaaataacaaataacaaatttaaaaatattaaaatattaaaatattattaaaagttgtctacgTCAACACCGATCGGGTCACGTCAGCCGACCGACGTCcagttagcaaaatccggccaaaattggtcggaaatgaCTCAATCAACACAAagtaaaaaaggtttaggactaaattggcaaaaagaaaaaattttaagattaaattgacacaaagacaaaaggtttagggcttttttaacacttctcccATGATTTCTCATATGTGTACCTATGAATGTGTCTCTCTGTTTCTGCTTAATTCATTTTCTCATAATTCAAAAGCAAAGGATCATACAACTCCCCCTCATTTCACTTGAGATCTAAAGTTTGAATTATATTGAGTTCCTTCTTTCAGCAAAGGAGACGACACTTCAATGACAAAATTAGTAATTGTGCGCTATTGCTTTGCAATTTCATCATAATGTTTTACATTCACACCTCACATTTTTCACGACTCCACAACATGTGCTTCCATGATCATTGCAcactctctttctctatcttaTGCATGCAAAAAGATGGTTCTCTGATAGAATTCAACTGTTCGTACTTTTATTAGGGTTTTTTCACCTTACTAGAgatatcaacttttatttgtccGACTTTCCAAATCATTAAATTTAGCAACTCTCTTTAGAATTGTTGATATTTGATAGAGctattaccaacttttattccGATTAAGTGACCgataatttttgcattattaGTTCTTATTTATGTTATTTACCAACACTTGTTTGGTTTgttcaaattatcattttttttctttatttttgacaaaaaaatctcttatcttttataaatttctatttaCCATTTTCAGGACGTGCAACTATTATATGAGAATATTAATTTGTATTGTAGTTAAttgcttaaaaagaaaaaggaaagaaaatgataaaaagaaaaacattcaaaaattaaaaaaaatcgcaaAAAATTGTCGACATTAGcgatttctaactaaaattaTTCGGAATGataaattggcaaatttttcaaaattttatgactaaattaacataattaaaaattataagactaaattgacaagttatcaaaaatttatgactaaggACGTGTTTGGCAATAGgccaaatagtaaaaatttctattcttttgttcctaataatagatttagaacaaaaatccatctggtaattttttttttcccaagaaaaaatttgtttccttgaatagattcggaatagaatcaatgagtagaaaaaagttaattctttgTTCTCGAGGACAATTCCAGAATCAAAGCCGAcctattttttctattctcttctttcttcttgttattcttcttcctctctcttcttcttccactacCCCCACCATCAATCAACTACCGACGCCGCCACCAATTGCCGGTGACCAATTGGGTGAGATTTGGCGAGCTGGGCCGGAGGCTTGCCTTGCCACCGGCCGAGGTGAGGCTCACCCGAGCCTCACCAATGGTTAGGAGAGCCTCGCTTGGCCATTAGTGAGGTTTGCCTAGCCACTGGCGAGCCTTGCCTGGCCTAGTGAGGCTCAGCCGAGCCATGGTTGGGccaggtcaagcctcgcccagatttggcaaggtcaagctcgcctagccgcTAACAAGGCTCGACCAAGCCGACCTCGTAGTAGCCTAGTAAGGTCAAGCTCCGccgatggctaggcaaggcttggCTAAGCCTTGGTTAGGCAAGCGACCTAGCCTAGATCTGgtaaggtcgagccttgcccagctACCGGTGAGGCTCAGCCAATGAGACGTGGCCTTACTTggggccggcaaccggccatcCTAGTCGACGATCggccaaagcttgaagaagaagagaaagaagaaaaaagtaataaaattatttaaaaattaaaagaaaatgatttagattagaaattttgagaatggtaccaaacacaattct of the Eucalyptus grandis isolate ANBG69807.140 chromosome 10, ASM1654582v1, whole genome shotgun sequence genome contains:
- the LOC120289106 gene encoding LOW QUALITY PROTEIN: cytosolic sulfotransferase 15-like (The sequence of the model RefSeq protein was modified relative to this genomic sequence to represent the inferred CDS: deleted 1 base in 1 codon), translated to MAHRQLSSQPAIIGTDEHDQEAIDELIASLPITKGLVCPVHRLYQNFWCPIIVLPNVITFRRHFKAKDKDIVLVSQPKSGTTKLKALAFSVINRSHLDISNRPLLTSNPHEVFLSSSISCGPTARLFATHIPYPSLTENIKRSDCWIIYICRNPLDTVEHFETFCQGQVMFGPFWDHITGYWKESLERPRKVLFLKYEDLKEDIAGQLKKVAEFVGLPFTEEEEEGGDLEVNKSGKLVGRIVEKRSFFRKGEVGDWVNHLTPSMVDRLNSIIQEKMRPFGLEFKMC